In Deinococcus sedimenti, a single genomic region encodes these proteins:
- a CDS encoding roadblock/LC7 domain-containing protein, giving the protein MILEPLRTLPGVIAAALVGPDGLAIESHGDGGDGLAAELVSLRQGMDRTGRRLGTGDVTRLSFTSERVEVVAVTTGAYTVGAAMTRGSDTRTAQQTLARLALDINLPRQEQA; this is encoded by the coding sequence GTGATCCTCGAACCCCTGCGCACCCTGCCCGGCGTGATCGCCGCCGCCCTGGTCGGCCCCGACGGCTTGGCCATCGAATCCCACGGCGACGGCGGCGACGGCTTGGCGGCCGAACTCGTCTCCCTGCGCCAGGGCATGGACCGCACCGGCCGCCGCCTGGGCACCGGAGACGTCACCCGCCTGTCATTCACCAGCGAACGTGTGGAAGTCGTGGCCGTCACCACCGGCGCCTACACCGTCGGGGCCGCCATGACCCGCGGCAGCGACACCCGCACCGCCCAGCAGACCCTGGCCCGACTGGCCCTGGACATCAACCTGCCCCGACAGGAGCAGGCATGA
- a CDS encoding roadblock/LC7 domain-containing protein, translating into MLDQLTQLVRDVDGAWAAAIAGLDGLLIEGHATLDADLSLLVAEHAGLYRASHTVYTDTLQGGVPRELYLRGERLSVYLHPIKTEYFLLLAIDGRSNLGQARLYGRDAARKLEALL; encoded by the coding sequence ATGCTCGATCAACTCACACAACTGGTACGGGACGTCGACGGAGCCTGGGCAGCCGCCATCGCGGGCCTCGACGGCCTGCTGATCGAAGGGCACGCCACCCTCGACGCCGACCTGAGCCTGCTCGTCGCCGAACACGCCGGCCTGTACCGCGCCTCGCACACCGTGTACACCGACACCCTGCAGGGCGGCGTCCCGCGCGAACTGTACCTGCGCGGCGAGCGCCTGAGCGTCTACCTGCACCCGATCAAGACCGAGTACTTCCTGCTGCTCGCCATAGACGGCCGCAGCAACCTCGGTCAGGCCCGCCTGTACGGGCGTGACGCTGCCCGCAAACTGGAGGCCCTGCTGTGA
- a CDS encoding helix-turn-helix domain-containing protein, translating to MITNTRTARTFVDTVTYRPGAVILYPGKSDMLYRVSTGLVRVHTMDDDGNGLTLRYVKPGEYFGEEALAGVNRAYFAEAVTDSSIDVINPALMSAEDNLHVTTHLVRTLERAYESIYRLVGKRLRARIAGELLELKDTALATQLDSGETMIYATHDELAAAVGSVRETVTKVVGELSREGVISAGYGKITLKNEAALADIAAA from the coding sequence ATGATCACCAACACCCGCACTGCCCGGACCTTCGTGGACACCGTGACCTACCGCCCCGGCGCCGTCATCCTCTACCCCGGCAAGAGCGACATGCTCTACCGCGTCTCCACCGGCCTGGTGCGCGTGCACACCATGGACGACGACGGCAACGGCCTGACCCTGCGCTACGTCAAACCCGGCGAGTACTTCGGCGAGGAAGCCCTGGCCGGCGTGAACCGCGCCTACTTCGCCGAGGCCGTCACCGACTCCAGCATCGACGTGATCAACCCCGCCCTGATGAGCGCCGAGGACAACCTGCACGTCACCACCCACCTGGTCCGCACGCTGGAACGCGCGTACGAGAGCATCTACCGCCTCGTCGGCAAGCGCCTGCGCGCCCGCATCGCCGGGGAACTGCTGGAACTCAAGGACACCGCGCTGGCCACTCAGCTCGACAGCGGCGAGACCATGATCTACGCCACGCACGACGAACTGGCCGCCGCCGTCGGCTCGGTCCGCGAGACCGTCACCAAGGTCGTCGGGGAACTGTCCCGCGAAGGCGTGATCAGCGCCGGGTACGGCAAGATCACCCTGAAGAACGAAGCGGCCCTGGCCGACATCGCCGCCGCGTAA
- a CDS encoding FAD-dependent oxidoreductase: MTQTYTPHRPLRVAVIGSGPSGIFATEALLKQTDLPAQVDVYDRLPTPYGLVRYGVAPDHLTIKSVTRGFEKTLGDPRVRFLGNVEFGKDLTHEDALAHYDAVLYTVGASSDRRLGIPGEDLTGSMSATEFVAWYNGHPDAAAREMVLSASGVAVVGVGNVALDVSRILVKTAQELHESDIAAHALTALDASHVQDVWVLGRRGPAQAAFTTKELREFGELHAAEPVVKPQEIALTESEEAAITDNTKKKNVEVLRDFAAREAEGKSRRVHLRFLVSPVEILDDGQGRVGGLKVERNRLDENGNAVGTGEFEVLPVQMVLRSVGYRGVALPGVPFDEKRGVIANDEGRVAGRVGEYTAGWIKRGPSGVVGTNRKDATDTVAHLLTDAKDGRLPGAAHPTRDAVDALLAGKGVKVYSFHDWQVLDAHEIAEGQAQGRPRAKVVHREVMLGHRKA; encoded by the coding sequence ATGACCCAGACCTACACCCCCCACCGCCCCCTGCGCGTCGCCGTGATCGGCAGCGGCCCCAGCGGCATCTTCGCCACCGAGGCCCTGCTGAAACAGACCGACCTACCCGCCCAGGTGGACGTCTACGACCGCCTCCCCACTCCCTACGGCCTGGTCCGCTACGGCGTCGCGCCCGACCACCTGACGATCAAGAGCGTCACGCGCGGCTTCGAGAAGACCCTCGGGGACCCGCGCGTGCGCTTCCTGGGCAACGTGGAATTCGGCAAGGACCTCACCCACGAGGACGCCCTGGCCCACTACGACGCCGTGCTGTACACCGTCGGGGCCAGCAGCGACCGCCGCCTGGGCATCCCCGGCGAGGACCTGACGGGCAGCATGAGCGCCACCGAGTTCGTCGCGTGGTACAACGGCCACCCGGACGCCGCCGCGCGCGAGATGGTCCTCAGCGCCAGCGGCGTCGCCGTGGTCGGCGTGGGCAACGTCGCGCTGGACGTGAGCCGCATCCTCGTGAAGACCGCGCAGGAACTCCACGAGAGCGACATCGCCGCGCACGCCCTGACCGCGCTGGACGCCAGCCACGTGCAGGACGTGTGGGTGCTGGGCCGCCGCGGCCCCGCGCAGGCCGCCTTCACCACCAAGGAACTGCGCGAATTCGGGGAACTGCACGCCGCCGAACCCGTCGTGAAACCGCAGGAGATCGCGCTGACCGAATCCGAGGAGGCCGCGATCACCGACAACACCAAGAAGAAGAACGTGGAGGTCCTGCGCGACTTCGCCGCCCGCGAAGCCGAGGGCAAGTCGCGGCGCGTACACCTGCGCTTCCTGGTCTCCCCCGTCGAGATCCTCGACGACGGGCAGGGACGCGTGGGCGGCCTGAAGGTCGAACGCAACCGCCTGGACGAGAACGGCAACGCCGTCGGCACCGGCGAGTTCGAGGTGCTGCCCGTGCAGATGGTGCTCCGCTCGGTCGGGTACCGCGGCGTGGCGCTGCCCGGCGTGCCCTTCGACGAGAAACGCGGCGTGATCGCCAACGACGAGGGCCGCGTGGCGGGCCGCGTGGGCGAGTACACCGCAGGGTGGATCAAGCGCGGCCCCAGCGGCGTGGTCGGCACGAACCGCAAGGACGCCACCGACACCGTCGCCCATCTCCTGACCGACGCGAAGGACGGCAGGCTGCCCGGCGCTGCCCACCCCACCCGCGACGCCGTGGATGCCCTGCTGGCCGGGAAGGGTGTGAAGGTCTACTCCTTCCACGACTGGCAGGTGCTCGACGCGCACGAAATCGCCGAGGGGCAGGCGCAGGGCCGCCCCCGCGCGAAAGTCGTGCACCGCGAAGTCATGCTCGGGCACCGCAAGGCCTGA
- a CDS encoding roadblock/LC7 domain-containing protein, with translation MINSLLEVRGVRHSALVSLDGKIVAKAGLKDTDVPAELTLVAAGRAVIGSLQSNLNTEAWQELLLDVDGGPVLLTPHGNQVLLTAFDDVSSLGRVRFAVRRLLGTV, from the coding sequence ATGATCAACAGCCTCCTTGAGGTGCGCGGCGTGCGCCACAGCGCCCTGGTCAGCCTGGACGGCAAGATCGTCGCCAAGGCCGGACTGAAGGACACCGACGTGCCCGCCGAACTGACCCTGGTGGCGGCCGGCCGCGCCGTGATCGGCAGTCTGCAGAGCAACCTGAACACCGAGGCGTGGCAGGAACTGCTGCTCGACGTGGACGGCGGTCCAGTGCTGCTCACCCCACACGGGAATCAGGTGCTCCTGACCGCGTTCGACGACGTGTCCAGCCTGGGCCGCGTGCGCTTCGCCGTGCGCCGCCTCCTCGGCACCGTCTGA
- a CDS encoding tyrosine-protein phosphatase has protein sequence MTTSEQPPGGLLNFRRSLPGLSRSDTLSRLTPDGRRDLKALNFSRIIDLRSRTERAADPPPYLGHAAYLNLPLLPWRHRAFNEASAAARSNADHMSAMLDHAPNQIVTVLGAILDAPPGPVLIHCHAGKDRTGLIAALCSELAGQTRDQTADDYTASGPALRDFYRDMQARRTPEQWAQLAPFAPTRADDIRHTLTHIDHHWGTLDAYLTAHGLPNTDLTALRDRLTRT, from the coding sequence ATGACCACCTCCGAACAGCCCCCCGGCGGCCTCCTGAATTTCCGCCGCAGTCTTCCCGGCCTGTCCCGCAGCGACACCCTCAGCCGCCTCACGCCAGACGGTCGGCGCGACCTGAAGGCCCTGAACTTCAGCCGCATCATCGACCTGCGCAGCCGCACCGAACGCGCGGCCGATCCACCCCCCTACCTGGGCCACGCCGCCTACCTGAACCTCCCCCTGCTCCCGTGGCGCCACCGCGCCTTCAACGAAGCCAGCGCCGCCGCCCGCAGCAACGCCGACCACATGAGCGCCATGCTCGACCACGCACCCAACCAGATCGTGACCGTCCTGGGCGCGATCCTCGACGCCCCACCCGGCCCGGTCCTCATTCACTGCCACGCGGGCAAGGACCGCACCGGCCTGATCGCCGCCCTGTGCAGCGAACTCGCCGGACAGACCCGCGACCAGACCGCCGACGACTACACCGCCAGCGGCCCCGCCCTGCGCGACTTCTACCGGGACATGCAGGCCCGCCGCACGCCCGAGCAGTGGGCGCAACTCGCCCCGTTCGCCCCGACCCGGGCCGACGACATCCGGCACACCCTGACCCACATCGACCATCACTGGGGCACTCTGGACGCATACCTGACCGCACACGGCCTGCCGAACACCGACCTGACCGCGCTGCGCGACCGCCTGACCCGGACGTGA
- the gyrA gene encoding DNA gyrase subunit A translates to MTGIHPVDITSEVKTNFINYAMNVIVDRALPDVRDGMKPVQRRIMYAMMLEGLYSNVKHAKSASVVGEVMKKYHPHGDSSIYDAMVRLGQWWNMRYPMVHPQGNFGSIDGDPPAAMRYTEARMTKVAEEVLADLEKETVDLKPNYDETTVEPSVLPSAVPNLLINGASGIAVGMATNIPPHNLTEICNGLLALIEDPGIGLDDMMTHVQGPDFPTGGRISRAGIREAYSTGHGGLKVRGKARIDEKNGRNQIIISEIPYQVNKTNLIQTISAMYKAGKIPDISALRDESDRKDPVRIVIDLKRGAIPTLVLNQLYKYTQLQSTFTIINLSIVHGEPRVLPLIDTMRYFLDHRQDVVTRRTKYELKKAQERAHILEGLLKALDHIDEVITLIRASNTGAEARDSLMARFGLTEIQAQAILDMRLQRLVGLEREKLQGEYDELQKTIAFLQSILGDEKLLWREIKKEIRAVRDNYGDERRSAITLLEEDITKEDLIAVEDMVITMTKAGYLKRTKLDAYRAQSRGGRGASGGKLREEDVNTRVFVGSTHDYLLFFTDQGRVFHEKIYDLPEAGRDAKGTHIRNLLPSLREEENVASVLSVKGFEEAGCFIFATKNGIVKKTLITEYGNITSAGLIAINLQPGDELIGVGIVQDGDHVVLATRNGKAMRFESGEVRETGRATQGVIGIRLRDGEDDAVVSMALVPGSDVDSELLAVSECGLGKRTPVGDYPAKGRGGMGVITLDVTDKTGKLVTLARVGGNEELMVLTEKGTVIRTRVEEVRVTGRNAQGVKVINIGDKDCVISAFPIRREDEL, encoded by the coding sequence ATGACTGGAATTCACCCCGTTGACATCACCAGTGAAGTCAAGACCAACTTCATCAACTACGCCATGAACGTGATCGTGGACCGCGCGCTGCCCGACGTGCGCGACGGCATGAAACCCGTGCAGCGCCGCATCATGTACGCGATGATGCTCGAGGGCCTGTACTCGAACGTCAAGCACGCCAAGTCCGCGTCCGTGGTGGGCGAGGTCATGAAGAAGTACCACCCGCACGGTGACAGCAGCATCTACGACGCGATGGTCCGCCTGGGCCAGTGGTGGAACATGCGCTACCCGATGGTGCACCCCCAGGGGAACTTCGGGTCCATCGACGGCGATCCGCCCGCCGCGATGCGCTACACCGAGGCGCGCATGACCAAAGTTGCCGAGGAAGTCCTGGCCGACCTGGAAAAGGAAACGGTCGACCTCAAGCCGAACTACGACGAGACGACCGTCGAGCCGTCGGTGCTGCCCAGCGCCGTGCCGAACCTGCTGATCAACGGCGCGTCGGGCATCGCGGTGGGCATGGCGACGAACATCCCGCCGCACAACCTCACCGAGATCTGCAACGGCCTGCTCGCGCTGATCGAGGATCCGGGCATCGGGCTGGACGACATGATGACGCACGTGCAGGGCCCGGACTTCCCCACGGGCGGGCGCATCAGCCGCGCGGGTATCCGGGAGGCGTACTCGACCGGGCACGGCGGCCTGAAGGTGCGCGGCAAGGCCCGCATCGACGAGAAGAACGGCCGCAACCAGATCATCATCAGCGAGATCCCGTATCAGGTGAACAAGACCAACCTGATCCAGACGATCAGCGCGATGTACAAGGCCGGGAAGATCCCGGACATCAGCGCGCTGCGTGACGAGTCCGACCGCAAGGACCCGGTGCGCATCGTGATCGACCTGAAGCGCGGCGCGATCCCCACGCTGGTGCTGAACCAGCTGTACAAGTACACGCAGCTGCAGAGCACGTTCACGATCATCAACCTGAGCATCGTGCACGGCGAGCCGCGCGTGCTGCCCCTGATCGACACCATGCGCTACTTCCTGGATCACCGCCAGGACGTCGTGACCCGACGCACAAAGTACGAGCTGAAGAAGGCGCAGGAACGCGCCCACATCCTCGAAGGTCTCTTGAAGGCGCTGGATCACATCGACGAGGTCATCACGCTGATCCGCGCCAGCAACACGGGCGCCGAGGCGCGCGACTCGCTGATGGCCCGCTTCGGCCTGACGGAAATCCAGGCGCAGGCGATCCTGGACATGCGTCTGCAGCGTCTGGTGGGCCTGGAGCGCGAGAAACTGCAGGGCGAGTACGACGAACTGCAGAAGACCATCGCGTTCCTGCAGTCGATCCTGGGTGACGAGAAGCTGCTGTGGCGCGAGATCAAGAAGGAGATCCGCGCGGTGCGGGACAACTACGGTGACGAGCGCCGCAGCGCGATCACGCTGCTGGAGGAGGACATCACCAAGGAGGACCTGATCGCCGTGGAGGACATGGTCATCACCATGACCAAGGCCGGGTACCTCAAGCGCACGAAGCTGGACGCCTACCGCGCCCAGAGTCGCGGCGGGCGCGGCGCGAGCGGCGGGAAGCTGCGCGAGGAGGACGTGAACACCCGCGTGTTCGTCGGAAGCACGCACGATTACCTGCTGTTCTTCACGGATCAGGGCCGCGTGTTCCACGAGAAGATCTACGACCTGCCGGAGGCGGGCCGTGACGCGAAGGGCACGCACATCCGCAACCTGCTCCCCAGCCTGCGCGAGGAGGAGAACGTCGCCAGCGTGCTGAGCGTGAAGGGCTTCGAGGAGGCCGGGTGCTTCATCTTCGCCACGAAGAACGGCATCGTGAAGAAGACGCTGATCACCGAGTACGGCAACATCACGTCCGCCGGTCTGATCGCGATCAACCTGCAGCCCGGTGACGAGCTGATCGGCGTCGGGATCGTGCAGGACGGCGACCACGTGGTCCTGGCGACCCGCAACGGCAAGGCGATGCGCTTCGAGAGCGGCGAGGTCCGCGAGACGGGCCGCGCGACGCAGGGCGTGATCGGCATCCGCCTGCGCGACGGCGAGGACGACGCGGTGGTCAGTATGGCGCTGGTGCCCGGCAGTGACGTGGACAGCGAACTGCTCGCGGTCAGCGAGTGCGGTCTGGGCAAGCGCACCCCGGTGGGCGACTACCCGGCCAAGGGGCGCGGCGGGATGGGCGTGATCACGCTGGACGTGACCGACAAGACCGGCAAGCTCGTGACCCTGGCCCGCGTGGGTGGCAACGAGGAACTGATGGTCCTGACCGAGAAGGGCACCGTGATCCGCACCCGCGTGGAGGAGGTCCGCGTGACGGGCCGCAACGCGCAGGGCGTGAAGGTGATCAACATCGGGGACAAGGACTGCGTGATCAGCGCCTTCCCGATCCGCCGCGAGGATGAACTGTAA